The segment TTCGCTTCCGCCGGAAGAAGGATCAGGATGAGATTCCCAAGCAAGTGGAGGGGAGCTTCAAGCTGGAGGTGCTATGGACGGTCATCCCGCTTATTCTCGTCATTGTGCTGGCGATTCCTACGGTGAAGGTGGTCTTCGCTGCCGGCAATGATCATTCGGATGACAAGGACGCCATCAAGGTCAAGGTGACCGGCCACCAGTACTGGTGGGAGTTCGAATATACGGATTACGGAATAACGACCGCGCAGGATCTGATTATTCCTACAGGTAAGCACATTGCCTTTGAGCTCAGCACCAAGGATGTGCTGCATTCCTTCTGGGTACCCTCACTGGCCGGGAAAATGGACACCAATCCCGACGGCACGGTGAACCGCTTCAGCTTCAGTGCGCCGAATGAAGGCGTTTACCGGGGGAAATGCGCGGAGCTATGCGGACCCTCCCACGGGTTCATGGAGTTTAAGGTGAAGTCGGTCAGCGGTGAGGCTTTTGACAAGTGGGTGGCTTCGATGAAGGCGCCGGAGTCTGTAATGCCGGAGGACCCGGTGCTGGCTGAGAAGTTCAAGTCCCAGTGCCTGAGCTGCCATGCGATTGGCAGCATGCCTGCATCACCGGTGGCTCCCAGCCTGACCGGAATCGGCTCCCGTGAATCCGTTGCCGGGATTCTGCTTAATGATGACACCCGTGAAGATGGAGCCCCGGTTCTGGAGAATCTGAAGACCTGGCTGCATGATCCGCAGAGCGTGAAGCCCGGCAACAAGATGCCGAGCCCGAAGGATATGGGCTTAAGTGATGAAGAGATCGACGGCATTGCCGAATATCTGGCCGGTTATACGCTGGACTAGGGGCCTATGACTGAAGCGGAAGCAGCATATTTGAGAAGGGGGTACGTTCTTTGGCTCACGCAGCGCAATCCTTGCAGCCCTCCCAGCCCTTGAAGCCCGGCCACAGTGCCAAGCGGCATACCGGGCTGATGGACTGGATTACTACCGTTGACCACAAAAAAATAGCCATCCTGTATCTATGGGCCGGCGGCCTTTTCTTCGGCATTGGCGGCCTGGAGGCGATCCTGATCCGTATTCAGCTGATCAAGCCGATGAATACCTTCCTGGATGCCCAGACCTTCAACGAGCTGATTACCATGCACGGCACGACTATGATCTTTCTTGGCGTCATGCCGGTCATTTTCGCGCTGATGAATGCGGTGATTCCGCTGCAGATCGGCGCGCGGGATGTCGCCTTTCCTTTTCTCAACTCGCTGGGCTTCTGGACCTTCCTGTTCGGCGGTCTTCTGCTTAACCTGAGCTGGGTGATGGGCGGCGCGCCGGATGCGGGCTGGACGGCCTATACCCCGCTATCGAGTACGGGCTACAGCCCCTCGCACGGAGTGGACTTTTATACGATAGGGCTGCAAATTGCCGGCCTCGGTACACTGATTGGCGGGATTAACTTCCTGGCTACCATCATCACGATGCGTGCACCGGGGATGTCCTTCATGCGGATGCCGATGTTCGCCTGGGCTACCTTCATTACCTCAGCCATTATTCTGTTTGCATTCCCTGCAGTTACCGTAGGACTTGTCCTGCTTACCTTCGACCGGATTCTGGACGCCAATTTCTTCAATGTTGCCGGCGGGGGCAATCCCGTGCTGTGGCAGCATATCTTCTGGATCTTTGGCCATCCCGAAGTGTATATTCTGATTCTCCCGGCTTTCGGCATCATCTCCGAGGTCATTCCGACCTTCTCGCGCAAGCGGCTGTTCGGGTACAGCTCCATGGTCTTCGCGACAATTCTGATCGCCTTCCTGGGCTTCATGGTCTGGGCGCATCATATGTTCACCACCGGCCTCGGTCCGGTCGCGAACGCCTTGTTCTCCGTCTCTACCATGCTGATTGCCGTCCCGACAGGGATCAAGATCTTCAACTGGCTGTTCACCATGTGGGGCGGACAGGTACGGTTCACGACCCCGAATCTGTTCGCGGCCGGGTTCATTCCTACCTTCACGATGGGCGGGGTAACCGGGGTGATGCTGGCCTCCGCGCCGGCAGACTTCCAGTTCCATGATACGTACTTCGTGGTGGCGCATTTCCACTATGTAATCGTTGGCGGTCTGGTGCTCGGCCTGTTCGCCGGGCTGCACTACTGGTGGCCGAAGATGTTCGGGCGGATGCTCAGCGAATCCTTGGGCAAGTGGACCTTCTGGACCTTCATTATCGGGTTCCA is part of the Paenibacillus sp. FSL M7-0420 genome and harbors:
- the ctaD gene encoding cytochrome c oxidase subunit I, with translation MDWITTVDHKKIAILYLWAGGLFFGIGGLEAILIRIQLIKPMNTFLDAQTFNELITMHGTTMIFLGVMPVIFALMNAVIPLQIGARDVAFPFLNSLGFWTFLFGGLLLNLSWVMGGAPDAGWTAYTPLSSTGYSPSHGVDFYTIGLQIAGLGTLIGGINFLATIITMRAPGMSFMRMPMFAWATFITSAIILFAFPAVTVGLVLLTFDRILDANFFNVAGGGNPVLWQHIFWIFGHPEVYILILPAFGIISEVIPTFSRKRLFGYSSMVFATILIAFLGFMVWAHHMFTTGLGPVANALFSVSTMLIAVPTGIKIFNWLFTMWGGQVRFTTPNLFAAGFIPTFTMGGVTGVMLASAPADFQFHDTYFVVAHFHYVIVGGLVLGLFAGLHYWWPKMFGRMLSESLGKWTFWTFIIGFHLTFFVQHFLGLMGMQRRVFTYLPNQQFDTLNLVSTVGAFLMGVGMIIFLVNVFLTSRRPADAPDDPWEDGRTLEWTIPSPPPEYNFKQTPLVRGLDAFWKEKMAGHKAMTPAEPVGPIHMPSATILPFLMSVGIFIAGLGFMFSRDEFSSGIMSFLFNNYIVTALGLLITFGSMLMRSLFDDHGWHIEPEELEGR
- the coxB gene encoding cytochrome c oxidase subunit II, producing the protein MMKTWQAGKRLLPMTAALGLLLAGCGREDLSVLRPQGPVAESSYGLMKLSITIMIVVLLIVFSIAAYVWIRFRRKKDQDEIPKQVEGSFKLEVLWTVIPLILVIVLAIPTVKVVFAAGNDHSDDKDAIKVKVTGHQYWWEFEYTDYGITTAQDLIIPTGKHIAFELSTKDVLHSFWVPSLAGKMDTNPDGTVNRFSFSAPNEGVYRGKCAELCGPSHGFMEFKVKSVSGEAFDKWVASMKAPESVMPEDPVLAEKFKSQCLSCHAIGSMPASPVAPSLTGIGSRESVAGILLNDDTREDGAPVLENLKTWLHDPQSVKPGNKMPSPKDMGLSDEEIDGIAEYLAGYTLD